The following is a genomic window from Streptomyces lincolnensis.
GCCAACCGGGGCGAGGCCACCAACAAGGGTGCGGCGACCGCGGGTCTCGTCTGCGGGATCATCGCCACCGTGATCCTGCCGCTGCTGCTCTTCCTCGTCTTCGCCAGCATCATGGGCGCGGCGGGACTGTGAGGGATGCCCTCAGGGGCACTGGAACGAAGCGTCACTGAATTCACGGTGACAGAGAAGCGGGGCCGGTCCGACGGACCGGCCCCGCTTCGGTATCTCCGGCCGCCGGACACCTCACCGCTCCCGCAGCCGCCCCCGCGCCTCCATCAACGCGAAGCCCAGCAGGTTCGGCCCCCGCCAGCGCTCGGGATCCGCGGCCGCCTCGTCGTCCGCGGCGAGGCCGATGCCCCACACGCGGTCCACCGGACTGGCCTCCACCAGCACCCGGTCGCCCGTGCTCAGCAGGAACTCCCGCAGATCCGCGTGCGCGGCGAACTTGTGGACACCGCCCTCGACGACGATGCCGAACCGCTCGCGCGCCCATACGGCCTCGTCGAAACCCTGGACGAGCCGCCCGGCCTTCTTGGCCTCGGCGGGGTGGCCGGCCTCCAGCACCCGCCGCTCGGCCTCGGGATCTTCGAAAAGCCGCGCCTTGCCGGCCATCATCCAGTGCTCGGCGGTCGCATAGGCCACTCCGTCCACGGTGAACGGCGACGGCCACCACTGACTCAGACAGCTCGCGCCGACCCGACCGTCCGGTCGCGGCCGGTGCCCCCAGAAGTGCAGATATTTGACCCGCGCACCCGCCCGGACCGCCCTGACCAGGGCATCCCGTGAGTCGATCATCCCCGTGGTTCCTTCCATGCACGCGAGTCTGGCAGGCGCCACCGACACTCCGTCCCCCCTTTTCGGGGGTCGCTCGACACCTGGTCGACAGATTCCGTCGCGTAACCAAAAGGCAACAACGGAATCACTTGTTGGACGCCCTTTGCTCTGTCAGGATCGGCACTCAAATCCAGCTGGAGCTACGCCAGCCCCGTCCCGGACCGGGGCGACGGCGGAGGAGAGCGACATGCACAAGCCGGGCACTGCCACCCCGGACAGGTTCGCGGCCCAGGAGCGCTTCGCGGACGGCGCGCAGTTCATCGCGGGCCGCCCGGCGAAGGGCACCTCCGGCCGGACGCACACGATCGTCGACCCGGCGACCGGCGAGGACGTGTACACGTACGAACTGGCCGGCACCGCCGACGTGGACGCGGCCGTCGCCGCCGCCCGCGCCGCGTTCCCGGGCTGGTCCTCGGCCACCCCCGGGGAACGCTCCGACGCCCTGCACCGCTTCGCCGCCGTGCTCGCCGACCGTGCCGAGGAGCTGGCCCGCGCCGAGTCCCTCCAGTGCGGCAAGCCGCTCAAGCTGACCCGTGAGTTCGACGTCCCGGGCACCATCGACAACACCGCCTTCTTCGCCGGTGCCGCCCGCCATCTCCAGGGACAGTCGGCCGGCGAGTACTCCGGCGACCACACCTCCTACGTCCGCCGCGAGCCCATCGGCGTCGTCGGCTCCATCGCCCCCTGGAACTACCCCCTTCAGATGGCCGCCTGGAAGATCCTCCCGGCGATCGCCGCGGGCAACACGATCGTCCTGAAGCCCGCCGAACTCACCCCGCTCACCTCGCTGCTGTTCGCGCGGGCCGCGACCGACGCCGGCCTCCCGGACGGCGTGATCAACATCGTCACGGGCACCGGCAAGGAGGCCGGCGAGCACCTCGTCGGCCATCCCGACGTGGCCATGACCTCCTTCACCGGGTCCACCGCCGTCGGCAGGCGCGTCGCCGAGATCGCCACGGCCACCGTCAAGCGACTCCACCTGGAGCTCGGCGGCAAGGCGCCCTTCCTGGTCTTCGACGACGCCGACCTGGAGGCGGCCGTCCACGGAGCGGTCGCGGGCGCGCTCATCAACACCGGGCAGGACTGCACGGCCGCCACGCGCGCGTATGTGCAGCGGCCCCTCTACGAGGCGTTCGTCGAGCGGACGGCCGCCCTCATGGAGACCGTCCGGCTCGGCGACCCGTTCGCCGCGGGCACCGACCTCGGCCCGCTGATCTCGCACGTCCAGCGGGACCGGGTCGCCGGATTCGTCGACCGGGCGCGTGCCTACGCGCGCGTGGTGACCGGCGGCGAGGCTCCCCAGGGGGATCTGAAGAACGGCGCGTACTACCGCCCCACCCTGATCGCGGATGCCGCCCAGGACAGCGAGATCGTCCAGTCCGAGATCTTCGGACCGGTCCTCGTGGTCCTGCCCTTCGACAGCGACGACGACGGGATCCGGCTGGCGAACGACACCCCCTACGGCCTCGCGGCCTCCGCCTGGAGCCGTGACGTCTACCGGGCCAACCGCGCCACCCGCGAGATCAGGGCGGGCTGTGTGTGGGTCAACGACCACATCCCGATCATCAGCGAGATGCCCCACGGCGGCTATCGGGCCTCCGGCTTCGGCAAGGACATGTCTGCGTACTCCTTCGAGGAGTACACCCAGATCAAGCACGTCATGTTCGACAACACCGCGGTGCCCCGCAAGGACTGGCACCGCACGATCTTCGGGGACCGGCTGTAACCGATTTCCGGCTACCGCCGGGTGACGTATCCAGGCCGCCCGACCCGCGGCCGCCTCATCCCGAAAGGGCACCACGCGCATGGAGCAGTACGAGCCCGACAGCCTGTCCCCGGCCCAGGTGGCCGCCATGCGGCGCAGCTTCCGTAACGGGCGCGCCTCCCTCACCCGCCGTTCCCTGCTGCGTGCCTCCGCGGGCGGCGCGCTCGCGGTCGGCGGTGTCGGGGGCCTGAGCGCCTGCGGCATCCCCGCGGCGGGCAGCACCCAGGGCGGAGTCTCCGCGGACGACCGCTCGGCCAGGGAGAAGACGGTGAACTTCTCCAACTGGACCGAGTACATGGACGTCGACGACAGCGGCAAGCGCCATCCGACGCTGGACCAGTTCACCCGGCGCACCGGTATCAAGGTCAAGTACACCGAGGACATCAACGACAACAACGAGTTCTTCGGCAAGATCAAGCCGCAGCTCGCCGCGGGCCAGGACACCGGCCGCGACCTGATCGTCCTCACCGACTGGCTGGCCGCCCGCCTGATCCGCCTGGGCTGGGTCCAGAAGCTGGACGCCTCCCACCTGCCCCACGCGTACGCCAACCTGTCCGCGCAGTTCCGCGACCCGGACTGGGATCCGGGCCGCGCCTACTCGTACGTCTGGCAGGGCAT
Proteins encoded in this region:
- a CDS encoding NADAR family protein, with translation MEGTTGMIDSRDALVRAVRAGARVKYLHFWGHRPRPDGRVGASCLSQWWPSPFTVDGVAYATAEHWMMAGKARLFEDPEAERRVLEAGHPAEAKKAGRLVQGFDEAVWARERFGIVVEGGVHKFAAHADLREFLLSTGDRVLVEASPVDRVWGIGLAADDEAAADPERWRGPNLLGFALMEARGRLRER
- a CDS encoding gamma-aminobutyraldehyde dehydrogenase; the protein is MHKPGTATPDRFAAQERFADGAQFIAGRPAKGTSGRTHTIVDPATGEDVYTYELAGTADVDAAVAAARAAFPGWSSATPGERSDALHRFAAVLADRAEELARAESLQCGKPLKLTREFDVPGTIDNTAFFAGAARHLQGQSAGEYSGDHTSYVRREPIGVVGSIAPWNYPLQMAAWKILPAIAAGNTIVLKPAELTPLTSLLFARAATDAGLPDGVINIVTGTGKEAGEHLVGHPDVAMTSFTGSTAVGRRVAEIATATVKRLHLELGGKAPFLVFDDADLEAAVHGAVAGALINTGQDCTAATRAYVQRPLYEAFVERTAALMETVRLGDPFAAGTDLGPLISHVQRDRVAGFVDRARAYARVVTGGEAPQGDLKNGAYYRPTLIADAAQDSEIVQSEIFGPVLVVLPFDSDDDGIRLANDTPYGLAASAWSRDVYRANRATREIRAGCVWVNDHIPIISEMPHGGYRASGFGKDMSAYSFEEYTQIKHVMFDNTAVPRKDWHRTIFGDRL